The window GTGCAGGCGATAAGGTCGCGGTCCAGATCGCCCGTCCGCTGCGCCGCTCGCACACCACGCTCGCCGCCTTCGAGGCGGCCGGCGAATCCCGGAAGGACGCCTGAACCATGGAGAACGTCGTCGGTTTCGCGATCGAGTCGCTCGTCGCGGTCCTGCTCGTCGCGACCATCGCCTATTGCGCGCTGCTGAACCGCAGGCTCGGCAAGCTGCGGGCGGACGAAGGCGTGATGCGCGAGACGATCACCGAGCTCGTCGCCTCGACCCACGCGGCCGAGCGCGCGATCGTCGCGCTCCGGGCGGCGCTCGGCCATTGCGAGGACACCCTGGCCGAACGGCTGGGGCGCGCCGAAACCATGTCCACCGCGATCGCCGGCCAGTTGAGCGCAGGCGAGGAGGTGATCGAGCGCATCACGCGGATCGCCAAGGCGGCGCGGGACCATGCCGCGCGCGAGGCGAGCCTGGACGAGATTGCGCGACGCGACGCGGATCGCGAAGCCGTCCGGTTGGCCGCCCGTCGCCGCGCCGAGGAGGAGGAAGAGACGCGCGCGCTCATCCGCCGCGTCGCCGAGGAGGCCGAGCCCGTCAGCCGTTCGGCCGCGACGGCCGCCGCGGCCGAGCTGTTCGCCTCGCGCATCCGGGCCCTTAGCGCCGGTTCGCCGGCATGACGACGGACCGCATTCGCCTGATGCCGATCGTGATGACCGCGGCTGCGGCGCTGCTCGCGCTCAAGACCGTCGGTCTCGTCACACAGACGAGCTACCTGTTCGCCAGCCCCGCCGCGGCCGCCGGCGCCCCGAAGGCCGAAGGGCATGGAGCCGCGCCCGAGGCGGCGGAGCCCGGTGAGGCCGCGGCGCCCGCCGTGCGTCCCAAGGAGGCTCCGACCGAGCCGTCCACCTCCGCTTCGGAGAAGGCCCTGCTGGAGGCGCTGCAGAAGCGCCGCGAGACGATCGAGGCCAAGGCGAACGATCTCGACGTCCGCGAGAACCTGATCAAGGCGGCCGAGCGCCGGATGGAGGAGCGCCTCGTCGAGCTCAAGCGGCTCGAGGAGCAGGTCTCGGCGGCGGAGGATCGCCGCCGCGAGGAGGACAAGGCCAAGTTCAAGGAGCTCATCGTCCTCTACGAGGGCATGAAGGTGAAGGAGGCCGCGCGGATCTTCGAGCGCCTCGACGCCTCCGTGCTGATCGAGGTGGCGAGCCGCATGAACCCCCGCAAGCTGGCCGAGGTCATGGGCCAGATGTCGCCCGACAGCGCGGAGAGACTGACGGTCGCGATGGCGCGCCGGAGCGACGGCTCGCTCGCCCCGCGCCCGGTGGCCGCGAGCGACCTGCCGCAGATCGTCGGACGCTCCGCCAATCCCTGACCGCGCGTCGCGCGAATTCCGCCGCGGCGGTAACCTTCCACCAACCGCTCGTGCTTAAGACTGTTCGGTGCGGCCGTCCGGCCGCAGGCGAGCGCGAGGGCGAGGGACCTGGTCGACGTGTCGGGGGTGAGACTGCGGGCGATCGCCGCCGCGCTGGCGCTGGGCTGGACCTGCGCCGCGGCCGATTTCGCGCGCGCCGCGACCGCCACGGTGACCGCCGGCATGCAGCCCGAAGGTTACGCCCGGTTGGTCTTCGCCTTCGACCAGATGCCGAAGATCAGCGCCTCGCTGTCGGGCACGGTGCTGGTCGTCACCTTCGGGGAGCCGACGGAGGTTGATCTCGGGACGCTCGGCCGCGATCTGCGCGGCCTGGTCCGGATCGTCCGCAAGGAGGCCGACGACACCGCCATCCGCTTCGCGCTGGAGCGCGGCGTCATCCTGAACGCGCAGGAGGCGGGTGACTCGTTCTACGTCGATCTGCTGCCGACGACGTGGAAGGGCATGAAGCCCAGCCTGCCGCCCGAGGTCGTGGCCGAGATGAGCCGTCAGGCGCGCCGAAGCCGGATCGCGGAGCTCGAGGCGCAGGTGCGCAAGGCGGCCGCCGCGACGCCGCTCACGGTCTCCGGCGCCACGCATCCGACCTTCCGCCGGCTCGTGTTCGGCGTGGACTCCCGCGTGCAGGTCAATCTCGCGCGCAAAGGCGACACGGCGCTTGTGACGTTCGGCGCCGACATGCCGTTCGACTTCGTCGCCGCCAAGGCGATGCTGCCGACGCCGCTCGCCGGACTTGCGGTCCGCCGCTCCAACGGCGGGGTCACCGTCGTGGTCCCGGCGCCGAAAGACGTCGCGGTCCGCGGCTTCCGTGAAGACGACACCTATGTGCTGGACGTGGATCGCAAGGACGCCGCGCCCGTCGCCGACGCGGGCGCGGGCGGCGATCCCCATCACGCGGAGCCGCGCCCGGAGCTCGCCGAGGCGACGAAGGGCGCCGTGGCGGCCGCAGCTTCTGCCATCGCCACGGAGGCTCACGCGCCGCAGCGTGCTCCGGCCCCCGCCCCAACTTCGGCCCCAGCCACGCAAAGCGTTCCCGGCGCGGAGACTCGCGCGGCCCCCGCCGCGCCGGCGGCGGCCGGGCGGCCGGAGCTCAGCCGTTTGGGCCAGTCGCTCCGCATCCGCCTTCCGTTCGACAAGCCGACGCCCGCCGCCGTGTTCGCGCGCGGCCGCACGGCCTGGGCGGTGTTCGACACGCCGGATGCGATCCCGCTCGACGACGTCCTGAAGGCCTCGAACGGCGCGATCCTCGCCATCGAACAGAGCGTGGTGGAGCGCGGCCGGGTCATCCGTCTCAAGCTCGCGGAGCCCCGCGCGGTGACGGCGGCGGCGGAGGGGGCGGCCTGGATCCTCTCGCTCGGCGACGACATCCTCGGCGGCGCCGACCCGATCGACTTCGCTTCCAACTTCGGCCGGGACGGCCGCGGCGCGCTGGTCGCGCATATTGAGGGCCTCGGCGGCGTTCGTGAAATCGACGATCCGGAGTTCGGCGACCGCCTGATGGTGGCGTCGCTGTCCGGTCCGGCCCGCGCGTCGCTTCGGCCGCAGGCCTTCGTGGAGGTCGGGCTCCTGCTTACGGCCCAGGGCGTGGTCGCCTTGCCGATGGCCGACGACGTGCGGATGACGGCGAAGATGGACGCGCTCACGATCGAACGCGACGCCGGACTGTCGCTCTCGATCGACGGCGGCCCGCGCGCTGCGGAGGCCGGCGCCGGCGGCCCTGCGTCGGACGTCGTGCTCGATGCCGCAGGCGGCCGCGAGGCGGTCTCGGAACGGTTTTACGCGCGCGAACGCAAGCTGCTCGACGCGGCCGCCCGCGCGACGCCTGACGAGCGCATCGAAGCGCGCGTCGCCCTGGCGCGGTTCTATGCGTTCCGCCGGATGGCGGCGAACGCCCGGGCGGTGATCGAGGCGACGGTCGGTGACGATGGGCTCGCCGAACGCGACCCGCGCGTCGCCATCCTGCGCGCGGCAGCCGCGGCGCAGCTCGGGCGCTACACCACCGCCATCCAGCTGCTCTCGACGCCCCAGCTCGCGGCCAACCCCGAGGCCTCTCTGTGGCGGGCTTTCGCCGAGGCCGGGGAGGGGCGCGTCGGGCCGGCGCGGGATTACCTGAGCAAGGGCAAATCCGCGATCGGCGCGCTACCGCCCGACTATCAGGCGCTGTTCAGCGAGATGGAGGTGTCGCTCGCGCTCGAGGCGAAGGATCACGTCGCGGCGGTCAGCGCCTTCGACCGCCTGGAGCTGTTGCCGGCGATCCATGGGCAGAACGCGCGCGAGGTGATACGCGCCCGGGTCTTCGAGGCGCTTGGCCAGACCGACAAGGCGCTGCAGTCCTATGACGTCGTGCTGAAGGGCTCCGACCCGATCTCCGCCGCCGAGGCGGATCTGCGGGCGATCGAACTGCGGCTGACGGTCGGAAAGATCTCGATCCCGGACGCCATCGCCGCGCTCGAACGGCTGGTGACGGGCTGGCGCGGCGACTGGATCGAAGCCGAGGGGCTTGCCCGCCTCTCAGGCCTCTATGCCGACGCCGAGCGCTGGCGCGACGCCTTCACCACGCTGAAGACCTCGGTCGAAGCGTTCCCCGACGTCGACGCCACGCGCACGCTGCAGGATCGGATGCAGGCGCGGTTTACCGACCTGTTCCTGGGGCCGGCGGTCGATCGCATGCAGAAGGTCGACGCTCTGGCGCTGTTCTACGATTTCCAGGAGCTCAGTCCGGGCGGCAAGCGCGGCGACGAATTGGTGCGGCGGCTCGCGGACAAGCTGGTCGAGGTCGACCTGCTCGACCAAGCTTCGGCGCTGCTCGAGTACCAGATCGAAAACCGCCTCACGGGGGCGGGCCGCGCGCAGGTCGCCGCCCGCGCAGCCATGATCTACCTGATGAACGACAAGCCTGCGGAGGCGGCCCGGGTGCTTCAGAAGACGCGGCAGGCCGATCTGCCGGCGTCGCTCGTCCGCACCCGCCTGATGCTCGACGCCCGCGCGCTTGCGCAGACCGGTCGCACGGAGCTTGCGCTCGAGATGGCGGACGGTCTCGGCCCCGAGGCGGCGCGTCTGAAGGCCGACGTGCTCTGGGCGGCGCGGCGCTGGAGCGAGGCGGGCGACGCGCTGGAGGTCGCGCTCGGCCCGGTGTGGCGCAAGCCCGAGCCGCTCGACGCGTCCGAACGCGCCGACGTGATGCGGGCCGCGATCTCGCTGTCGCTCGCCGACGACGATCTCGGTCTCGACCGCATCCGGCAGAAGTTCGCCTCCAAGATGGCGGACAGCCCGGACGCCCATGCCTTTGAAGTGGTGACGGCGCCGATCGAGGCGCGCGGCGAGGCCTTCCGCGAAGTCGCGCGCTCGATCGCGACGACGGCCGCCTTCGAAGGTTTCCTGAAGGACTACCGCAAGCAGACCGATGACGAGGCCGCGAGCAACGCAACTCCGCCGCGCGCGGAAGGCGCGGGCTGACGCCGTCGAGACGGCGAGCTCAAACGAGAACGGCCGGAGCGAAACCCCGGCCGTCGGGCGCGTGATCGCGATCGCAGTTCGAAACGCCCGATCAGGCGGCCTTCATCGCGTTGGCCTTCTCGATCAGCGCTTCCGCCATGCGGATGGAGGCGATGTCGATCAGGCGGCCGTCGAGCGCGACGGCGCCGCGGCCGGCCTTGGCGGCCTCTTCCATCGCTTCCAGAATGCGGCGGGCCTTGGTGACCTCGGCCTCGGACGGGGTGAACACCTCGTTGGCGAGGTCGATCTGCGAGGGATGGATCGCCCATTTGCCTTCATAGCCTGCGGCGGCGCAGCGGCGGGCGGCGGAGAGGTAGCCGTCGGGGTCGGAGAAGTCGCCGAAGGGGCCGTCGATCGGGCGCAGGCCATAGGCGCGGCAGGCGACGAGCATGCGCTGCTGGGCGAACAGCCACGGGTCCTGCCAGTGGGTCTCGCGCTTGCCCGCGTCGTCCTTGTCGGTCAGCACTGAATAGTCCGGGTTCACGCCGCCGATGACGGTCGAGCGGGTCCGGCAGGAGGCCGCGTAGTCGGCGACGCCGAAGGACATCGCCTCGAGCCGCTTGGACGAGGTCGCGATCGCCTCGACGTTCGCCATGCCGAGCGCGGTCTCGATCAGCACCTCGAAGCCGAGCTTCTTCTCACGCTTCTTGGCCTGCTCGATCTGCGTGACGAGCACGTCGATCGCGTAGACGTCGGCCGGCACGCCGACCTTGGGGATCAAGATCATGTCGAGGCGCGGGCACTGCTCCACGATGTCGACCACGTCGCGGTACATGTAGTGGGTGTCGAGACCGTTGATGCGGATCATCATGGTCTTCGTGCCCCAGTCGATCTCGTTCAGGGCCTGAACGATGTTCTTGCGGGCCTGCTCCTTGTCGTCGGGGGCGACCGCGTCCTCGAGGTCGAGGAAGATGACGTCGGCCTTCGACTGCGCCGACTTCTCCATGAAGGTCGGGTTCGAGCCCGGCACCGCAAGCTCAGAACGGTGCAGACGCGGCGTGGCCTGCTGAACCAGAGTGAAGCTCATACTTTCCTCCTGAAGCAAATTTCAAAGCACGATCGCTGCGGCGGACCGTACTCATTATAATTATGGGGGCAACACATCAGTTCGGATAAACTACGAAAAGCGCATAGGGCGCAGTCTAATCTTATCCTGTGGCGCCAAATCCGACTGCGATGCAGTTGATGGACAGAAGAAGCGCGGATTTCGCTTCCTCGCGCTTGAACTCGTCGGTTTCGCCGCGGTAGCGGCGAAGCAGTTCAACCTGCTCGTGGCTCACCTGGTTGATGACGGGCAGGCGCTCCGCCAGCCGTTCCCGGAAGGCGGGATAGCGGAACGCGATCTCGCCGCCGCCGGAAACGCGCAGCGCCATCTCGCAGGTGAGCGCGTACTCCTCCTCGATCATCCGGAAGATGTCCTCCCGGACCGCCTCGTTCGGCACGAGCCCGGAGTACTCGCGCGCGATCGAGAGATCGACCATGCGCAGCGTCTTCTCGACCTCGTCGAGGATCAGCCGGAACGGCTTCGACTGTTCGAACATGCGCTTCAGCAGCGCCTCGCCTTCCTCGCCCCGGACGTCGATGAAGTTCTTGAGCGCCGAGCCGATGCCGTACCAGCCGGTGATGATGTGGCGGTTCTGGGCCCAGGCGAAGACCCACGGGATTGCGCGGAGATCGGAGAGCGAGCGCGCGCCGAAGCGGCGGGCGGGGCGCGAGCCGATGTTCAGCAGCGCGAGTTCGTCGAGCGGGCTTGCGTTCTGGAAGTACTCGACGAGGCCGGGATGGTTGATAAGGTTGCTGTAGACCGCGCGTGAGGCGCCCGACAGCGCCTCCATGGCGTCGTCGTACTCCGGCCGCGCCGCCGCGCGCTCCTTCTGCGAGCCAAGCACGTGCTGGATCACCGCCGCGGCGGTGAGCTCCATCTGGTAGGCCGCGGTGCCGCGGTTCGAGTACTTGAACGAGACCACCTCGCCCTGGTCCGTCACGCGGTACTGCCGGCGGATGGAGCCGGGCGGCTGGGCCGCGATCGCGCGCGCGGTCGGCGCGCCGCCACGGGAGACCGAACCGCCGCGGCCGTGGAAGAACGCGATTGGCACGCCCGCCTGCTCGCCGACCTCGGTGAGCTTGGCCTGCGCCTTGTACAGCTCCCAGTTCGAGGCGAAGTAGCCGCCGTCCTTGTTGCTGTCGGAGTAGCCGATCATCACCTCGTGGTAGCCGCCCTGCCACCGCACGGACCGGCGCACCAGCGGGATCGACAACAGCTCCTTCATGATCGCCGGCGCGGCGCGAAGGTCCTCGATCGTCTCGAACAGCGGGACGATGGGCAACTGGCAGATCTCGACGCCGGGGCTGTCGAGGTAGATTCGTGCTTCTTTGGCGAGAACGTAGACGCCGAGGATGTCGTTCACGGAGCGCGTCATCGACAGGACGAAGCAGCCGACGGCCTCGCGGTCGAGCTCCGTGCGCATCTCGGCGACCAGCGCGAAGGTCGCAAGCGTTTCGCGCGACTCCTCGGACAGCCCGTCCAGCCGGCGCGGCGTCGAGCGCGGCTTGGACAGCTCCGAGGTCAGCCAGGCGCGCCACTCGCGGGACTCGACGTCCGGGGCCTGATCGGCGGACTGGCCCTCGATCGCGGCCCACATCTCCCGCAGCGTGTTGGTCGTGCGGGTGGAGTTCTCACGCACGTCGAGATGGACGGTCGAAAAGCGGAACAGCTCGACCATCCGGCGCACCGGGCGGACCTGGTTGACGGCGAGCGAACGGCAGCCGGCCTCGACGAGACCCTGTTCGAGAGCCTTGAGGTCGTTGATCAACTCGTCGGCGTCGACATAGAACGGGCCCGGCAGAATGACGGGCTCCTCCTTGTTGCGCTCGATGGTGGCGTCGAGCTTCCGCAGAATGCAGGTCTGAAACTGCCGGAAGTGCTCGCCGGGATTGCGCGCCTCGATCGCCTGTCCGTCGCCGCTGGCGGCGAGCCGGGCGGTGAGCTCCTTGCGGAACGAGATCGGGGTCGGCAGCGATCGTTCGGTGATCGACAGCAGCTTGCCGAGATCGACGATGCGGGTGCGGAAGCGCCGCATCGAGGCGCGGCCGTTGCGCTTGAGGGTCGTCCGGGTGACCGCGGAGGTCACGAACGGGTTGCCGTCCCGGTCGCCGCCGATCCACGAGCCGAACTGGAAGAACGCCGGCACCTCGAAGGTCTCGTCCGGGTAGTATTCGGCGAGCGAGGCTTCGAGCGAATCCAGCACCTCCGGCAGCGTGTCGAACAGCGATTCGTCGAAGAAGTGCAGGCCCCACGAGACCTCGCGCACGACCGTCGCCTTTTCGAGCTGAAGCTCGCCCGTCATCCAGATCAGCTCGATCTGGTCGCGCAGGTCGGCGATCAGCGCGACGCGCTCGCGCTCGGTCCAGCGCGGCAGCTCGAGCTCGCGCAGGTCGAGATAGATGCGCCGGAGCTTCTCCAGCACCGTCACGCGCTTCGCTTCGGTGGGATGCGCGGTGAGGGTGGGGCGGATGCGCAGCTCGCGCAGCAGCGTGTGGATCTCGGACGGCTTCACCCCCGCCGCGACGGCGTCGGCGAGGACGCTCGAGAAGGTGCCCTTGACCTCCGCGCGCCCGAGCGTCCGCTCGGCGTGGCGGCGGCGCCGCATCGCCGTGTTCTCCTCCACGATCGACAGCAGACGGAACCAGATGCCCTGCACCTGAAGCGCCCGGCCCATCAGCTCCGGGCTGAGGCCCGCGATGTCGGTCTCGCCCTTCAGCACGCCCTCGAGCTCCGGCTGGTGCCGGCGACAGACGTCGAGCAGCGACTGGAACAGGATCTCGGTCGCGATGTCCGGCTCGGTGCCGGTGATCATCGGAGCGGCGAAGCCGGCGTCGGGCGTTACGCGGGGAGCAAGTTGAACGATCGAGGTCATCGCGAGGTCCACTTCTACCGACGTGCGGAGGCGCGCCGTCTTTGGAGACGGATGACGGCCGGCGTTGGCGCTTATTGAGGCGCCGACGCCGGCTGCGGCGCGTCAGGCCGCGTTCTTGAGCTTCCCCAGGACCTCTGCAACCGTCGTGCCGAAGTCGCCGGGGGACGGAGCCACCGTCAGCCCGTAGGAGAGCATGATCTCGGCCTTCTCCGCCGCGCTGTCGCCCTGGGCCGAAATGATCGCGCCCGCGTGGCCCATCCGCCGGCCCTTGGGCGCCGTCAGGCCCGCCACGAAGCCGATCACGGGCTTCGTCATGTTGTCCTTGATCCAGGCCGAGGCCTCGGCCTCCTGCGGGCCGCCGATCTCGCCGATCATCAGCACGGCGTCGGTTTCCGGATCCTGCTCGAACAGCGCGAGATGGTCGAGAAAGGACGAGCCGTTGATCGGGTCGCCGCCGATGCCCACCGAGGTCGAGATGCCGATGCCGAGCGCCATCATCTGCGACGCCGCCTCGTAGCCGAGCGTGCCCGAGCGCGAGATCACGCCGACGTTGCCCTTGAGGTAGATGTGGCCGGGCATGATGCCGAGCATCGACTTGCCCGGCGAGATGATGCCGGCGCAGTTCGGGCCGACCACCATGGTCCGCCTGTCCTTCGGGTAGCGGCGCAGGTAGCGCTTCACGCGCATCATGTCCTGGGCCGGGATGCCGTCGGTGATCGAGCACACGAGGGCGAGCCCCGCGTCGGCCGCCTCCATGATCGCGTCCGCCGCGAACGGCGGGGCGACGAAGGTGATCGAGGTGGTGGCGCCGGTCGCGGCCACCGCGTCCTTCACGGTGTTGAACACGGGGAGGCCGAGGTGCGTCTTGCCGCCCTTGCCGGGCGTCACGCCGCCGACGACGTTGGAGCCGTACTCGACCATCTCCTTGGTGTGGAAGGTGCCTTTGTCGCCCGTGATGCCCTGGACGATGATCGGGGTCTTCTCGTCGATGAGGATGCTCATGATCGGGTCTCCTCAGGCCGCGGTCTTGTAGGCGGCGACGGCCTTCTGGGCGGCCTCCGACAGGGTGTCCGCGGCGATCAGGTCGAGGCCGCTCTCCTCCAGGATCTTCTTGCCGGCCTCCACGTTGGTGCCGGCGAGGCGGACGATCAGCGGCACCTCGATCTTCACCTCCTTCGCGGCCTGGATCACGCCTTGCGCGACCCAGTCGCAGCGGTTGATGCCGGCGAAGATGTTGACCAGGATCGCCTTGACGTTCTTGTCCGAAAGCACGAGGCGGAACGCGGTGGCGACGCGCTCGGGGCTCGCGCCGCCGCCGACGTCGAGGAAGTTCGCGGGGCTGCCGCCGGCGTGCTTGATCATGTCCATGGTCGCCATGGCGAGGCCCGCCCCGTTGACGATGCAGCCGATCTCGCCGTCGAGCCCGATGTAGTTGAGGTTGTGCTCGGCCGCCTGCGCCTCGCGCGGGTCGCTCTGCGAAGGGTCGTGCATGTCCGCGACGTTGTGACGACGGAACAGCGCGTTGTCGTCGAACGACATCTTGGCGTCGAGCGCGAGCACGCGGTCGTCGCGGGTCACGACGAGCGGGTTGATCTCGAGCATCACGCCGTCGGTGTCGCGGAAGGCGCGGTACGCGCTCATGATAAGGCGGACGGCGGCCGCGACCTGCCGGATGTTGAGCCCCAGCCGGAACGCGAGCTCGCGCGCCTCGAACTGCTGCAGGCCGACCGCGGGCTCGACGACGATCTGGATCAGCGCCTCGGGGTCGTTCTGGGCGATCTCCTCGATCTCCATGCCGCCGTGCGTGGAGGCGATGACGACCACGCGCTCGGCCTTACGGTCCAGCACGAAGCCGAGATAGAGTTCGCGCTCGAAGGGGTCGGCGACCTCGACGTAGACGCGCTGCACCGGCTTGCCCTCGGGCCCAGTCTGGGCCGTGACGAGGCGCTTGCCGAGCATGGACTTCGCCGCGTCGCGCACCTCGTTGTAGGTGCGGCAGAGCTTGACGCCGCCGGCCTTGCCGCGGGCGCCGGCGTGGATCTGGGCCTTGACGGCCCAGAACGACCCGCCGAGTTCGGTGGCGGCGTAGACCGCCTGGTCGGGGCTGAACGCCACCGCCCCCTTGGGGACGGCGACGCCGAAACTCGCGAGCAGTTCTTTAGCTTGGTATTCGTGAACGTCCATCACGACCCTCCCTTGCGTTTCAACGTACCGACGCGCGAGCTTTCGTGTGTGGTCAGCTCACCTTGTTCTTCACCACGTCGTACGTCTTCTTCGTGAGCGTCTCGGCTTCGCCGAGCAGCGTCTCGAGTTCCTGGATGCGGGCGTCCGCGAACTCCCGGTCCTTGATCGACTTGGCGTTCACCCGGACGTTGAGGGCGGCGCTCAGCAGGCCGGCGTAGGCCGACTGCACGGCGACGCCGGCGTCCGAGATCACGTTGAGGTTGCCCTTGTCGGCGGTGATCGCCGCGAGGTCGATCACGTCGCGGCAGAGCCGCACCGCTTCAAGCGGCACGTCGGTCGCGACCTTGAGCGCGGCCTGGATCGTCTCGACGCGCGCGGCCTTCTCCTCGTCGGTCCCGCGCGGGAGCCCGTAGGCTCCCATCACGGCGTCGAAGGCCTTCACGTCGTCGTCGATCGCGTCCGTCAGCTGCGCGCGCAGCGCTTCCGAGCGGACGAGCACGTCCTTGAGCTCGGCCTCGACCTCGGCGTACTTCGGCTTGCCGACGGTGAGGTTGATCACCATCGACACCAGCGCGGCGCCGGTCGCGCCGTGGATCGCGGCCGCGCCGCCGCCGCCCGGCGTCGGAGCCTCGCTCGCGAGCTCGTCCAGGAAGACGCCGAGGGTCTGGTCCTTGGCGATCATGCCATTTCCTTTGCGAGCGCGTAGATCTCGTCCGCGTCGAAGGACTGGTCGGGCGCCTCGAACAGCTTGCCGATGAGCGTGCGGTGAAGCTTCAGCTTCAGGCCGCCGAGGCCGAGCGCGCCGAGCGCGAGCTTGCCGTGGCGCTCCTTGGCCTTGTCCATGGCGTCGATGCCGCCGATGCCGAGCGGGGGCTGGGCGTTGTAGTCGACCACGATCTCGATCGAGGCCTCGGACTTCCAGACGTCCTCGGCCAGCAGCTCCAGCCCGATCGCGCCGGCGGAGAACACGAGGTTCGCGCCCGACACCGCCTTGGCGCGGTCGTCGCCGCTCTTCGCCTCGACCGCCTCAACCTTGACGCCGAAGCGCTTCTCGATGTTGTCGGCGGCCTTCTGCGCCTTGTCGAGCGCGCGCCCGACGATCGCGACCGTCGCGCCTTCCTTGGCCAACATCGCGGCCGAGCGCATGCCGACCGGGCCGGTGCCTGCGAGGATAACAGCCCGCTTGCCCTTCACGTCGCCGCCGAGCGCCTTCACCGCGAGCGCGACGCCGGCCGCCGCCGTCGTGTTCGATCCGTTCGAGTCGAGCATGGTGGAGACGCGGAACGGGCCGAAGAAGCGCTTCTGGACGGCGTCGTAAACCGCCTCGCCGGCCGCCATGTCGCCGCCGCCGACGAAGATCGCCGTCGACTTCTTCTCGGAGCCGCCGCGCGTGTAAATCGTGCCGTCGACATAGGCGCCGACGTTGTCCGGCGTCACATTGCCGTAGCCGGTGATGTGGTCGGCGCCGCCGTCATAGCCCACGACGACGTCGAAGACGCTCGGGGTCGGGTCGGTGTCGAACTGAAACAGCAGTTTCTTGGTCATGGTCTTCCCTGTCACCCTCTTTGGGGCTGATCTTTTAAAGAGCCGCTTGGGGCGCCGTTGTGCGTGCTTCGAGACGCCCGCTTCGCGGGCTCCTCAGCATGAGGACGCTGGAGAATGCTGAAGCGGAAACGGTCCTCATGCTGAGGAGACTTGGCC is drawn from Methylopila sp. 73B and contains these coding sequences:
- a CDS encoding CoA ester lyase — translated: MSFTLVQQATPRLHRSELAVPGSNPTFMEKSAQSKADVIFLDLEDAVAPDDKEQARKNIVQALNEIDWGTKTMMIRINGLDTHYMYRDVVDIVEQCPRLDMILIPKVGVPADVYAIDVLVTQIEQAKKREKKLGFEVLIETALGMANVEAIATSSKRLEAMSFGVADYAASCRTRSTVIGGVNPDYSVLTDKDDAGKRETHWQDPWLFAQQRMLVACRAYGLRPIDGPFGDFSDPDGYLSAARRCAAAGYEGKWAIHPSQIDLANEVFTPSEAEVTKARRILEAMEEAAKAGRGAVALDGRLIDIASIRMAEALIEKANAMKAA
- a CDS encoding malate--CoA ligase subunit beta, with translation MDVHEYQAKELLASFGVAVPKGAVAFSPDQAVYAATELGGSFWAVKAQIHAGARGKAGGVKLCRTYNEVRDAAKSMLGKRLVTAQTGPEGKPVQRVYVEVADPFERELYLGFVLDRKAERVVVIASTHGGMEIEEIAQNDPEALIQIVVEPAVGLQQFEARELAFRLGLNIRQVAAAVRLIMSAYRAFRDTDGVMLEINPLVVTRDDRVLALDAKMSFDDNALFRRHNVADMHDPSQSDPREAQAAEHNLNYIGLDGEIGCIVNGAGLAMATMDMIKHAGGSPANFLDVGGGASPERVATAFRLVLSDKNVKAILVNIFAGINRCDWVAQGVIQAAKEVKIEVPLIVRLAGTNVEAGKKILEESGLDLIAADTLSEAAQKAVAAYKTAA
- the sucD gene encoding succinate--CoA ligase subunit alpha produces the protein MSILIDEKTPIIVQGITGDKGTFHTKEMVEYGSNVVGGVTPGKGGKTHLGLPVFNTVKDAVAATGATTSITFVAPPFAADAIMEAADAGLALVCSITDGIPAQDMMRVKRYLRRYPKDRRTMVVGPNCAGIISPGKSMLGIMPGHIYLKGNVGVISRSGTLGYEAASQMMALGIGISTSVGIGGDPINGSSFLDHLALFEQDPETDAVLMIGEIGGPQEAEASAWIKDNMTKPVIGFVAGLTAPKGRRMGHAGAIISAQGDSAAEKAEIMLSYGLTVAPSPGDFGTTVAEVLGKLKNAA
- the fchA gene encoding methenyltetrahydrofolate cyclohydrolase, whose translation is MIAKDQTLGVFLDELASEAPTPGGGGAAAIHGATGAALVSMVINLTVGKPKYAEVEAELKDVLVRSEALRAQLTDAIDDDVKAFDAVMGAYGLPRGTDEEKAARVETIQAALKVATDVPLEAVRLCRDVIDLAAITADKGNLNVISDAGVAVQSAYAGLLSAALNVRVNAKSIKDREFADARIQELETLLGEAETLTKKTYDVVKNKVS
- a CDS encoding NADP-dependent methylenetetrahydromethanopterin/methylenetetrahydrofolate dehydrogenase, with product MTKKLLFQFDTDPTPSVFDVVVGYDGGADHITGYGNVTPDNVGAYVDGTIYTRGGSEKKSTAIFVGGGDMAAGEAVYDAVQKRFFGPFRVSTMLDSNGSNTTAAAGVALAVKALGGDVKGKRAVILAGTGPVGMRSAAMLAKEGATVAIVGRALDKAQKAADNIEKRFGVKVEAVEAKSGDDRAKAVSGANLVFSAGAIGLELLAEDVWKSEASIEIVVDYNAQPPLGIGGIDAMDKAKERHGKLALGALGLGGLKLKLHRTLIGKLFEAPDQSFDADEIYALAKEMA
- a CDS encoding DUF6468 domain-containing protein, yielding MENVVGFAIESLVAVLLVATIAYCALLNRRLGKLRADEGVMRETITELVASTHAAERAIVALRAALGHCEDTLAERLGRAETMSTAIAGQLSAGEEVIERITRIAKAARDHAAREASLDEIARRDADREAVRLAARRRAEEEEETRALIRRVAEEAEPVSRSAATAAAAELFASRIRALSAGSPA
- a CDS encoding phosphoenolpyruvate carboxylase yields the protein MTSIVQLAPRVTPDAGFAAPMITGTEPDIATEILFQSLLDVCRRHQPELEGVLKGETDIAGLSPELMGRALQVQGIWFRLLSIVEENTAMRRRRHAERTLGRAEVKGTFSSVLADAVAAGVKPSEIHTLLRELRIRPTLTAHPTEAKRVTVLEKLRRIYLDLRELELPRWTERERVALIADLRDQIELIWMTGELQLEKATVVREVSWGLHFFDESLFDTLPEVLDSLEASLAEYYPDETFEVPAFFQFGSWIGGDRDGNPFVTSAVTRTTLKRNGRASMRRFRTRIVDLGKLLSITERSLPTPISFRKELTARLAASGDGQAIEARNPGEHFRQFQTCILRKLDATIERNKEEPVILPGPFYVDADELINDLKALEQGLVEAGCRSLAVNQVRPVRRMVELFRFSTVHLDVRENSTRTTNTLREMWAAIEGQSADQAPDVESREWRAWLTSELSKPRSTPRRLDGLSEESRETLATFALVAEMRTELDREAVGCFVLSMTRSVNDILGVYVLAKEARIYLDSPGVEICQLPIVPLFETIEDLRAAPAIMKELLSIPLVRRSVRWQGGYHEVMIGYSDSNKDGGYFASNWELYKAQAKLTEVGEQAGVPIAFFHGRGGSVSRGGAPTARAIAAQPPGSIRRQYRVTDQGEVVSFKYSNRGTAAYQMELTAAAVIQHVLGSQKERAAARPEYDDAMEALSGASRAVYSNLINHPGLVEYFQNASPLDELALLNIGSRPARRFGARSLSDLRAIPWVFAWAQNRHIITGWYGIGSALKNFIDVRGEEGEALLKRMFEQSKPFRLILDEVEKTLRMVDLSIAREYSGLVPNEAVREDIFRMIEEEYALTCEMALRVSGGGEIAFRYPAFRERLAERLPVINQVSHEQVELLRRYRGETDEFKREEAKSALLLSINCIAVGFGATG